A single Desulfovibrio piger DNA region contains:
- a CDS encoding IS5 family transposase (programmed frameshift): MTNPQRRHDISDAAWALLEPHLPGQSGQWGGVAKDNRLFINAVFWILRTGAPWRDLPPEYGKWGTVHQRFIRWRDKRVWEKLLEILIDEPDFEWLMIDASHCKVHPHAAGARGGNQGMGRNKRGLNSKIHLAVDAHGMPVRVAVTAGTTADCTQAVALIDGITAQCLLADRGYDSNELIDKATETGCEIVIPPKRNRKTQRWYDKSLYRVRHLVENAFLHLKRWRGIATRYAKMLTSFEAAAQIRCIAIWLKVLT; the protein is encoded by the exons ATGACGAATCCTCAACGCCGCCATGACATTTCGGATGCTGCGTGGGCCTTATTGGAACCTCATCTACCTGGGCAAAGCGGGCAATGGGGAGGTGTAGCAAAGGATAATCGCCTCTTTATCAATGCCGTCTTCTGGATATTGCGTACTGGTGCGCCGTGGCGAGACCTGCCACCGGAATATGGCAAATGGGGAACCGTTCATCAACGCTTTATTCGTTGGCGAGACAAACGAGTATGGGAAAAACTCCTTGAAATATTGATTGATGAGCCAGATTTTGAATGGTTGATGATCGATGCCAGCCATTGCAAAGTCCACCCCCATGCGGCAGGGGCTAGAGGCGGTAATCAGGGTATGGGCCGCA ACAAAAGGGGGCTCAACAGTAAAATACACCTGGCCGTGGATGCGCATGGTATGCCGGTCAGAGTTGCTGTTACAGCTGGTACCACAGCGGATTGCACACAAGCCGTAGCCTTGATTGACGGTATTACCGCTCAATGTTTGTTGGCGGATCGCGGATATGACAGCAATGAGCTCATAGATAAAGCAACTGAGACTGGTTGCGAAATTGTTATTCCCCCCAAAAGGAATCGTAAGACGCAACGTTGGTATGATAAGAGCCTCTATCGAGTGAGGCACTTGGTGGAGAATGCTTTTCTCCATCTCAAACGGTGGCGCGGTATCGCTACAAGATATGCGAAGATGCTCACTTCATTTGAGGCTGCTGCACAAATACGCTGTATAGCGATATGGCTTAAGGTATTAACTTAA